The genome window TGCAGGCCCGCTACCTGCCGCTGCTGCTGATCGGCGTGGCCATCGCCGGCGCCTTCGCCCACGGCGTCACGCTCCTCGGCGCCGGACAGATCACCACGGGCGAGCTCGTCGCCTACATGGGGCTGATGGGCGCCCTGCGCTTCCCCGCGTTCATCTCGATCTTCACGTTCTCGCTGGTCCAGATGGGCCTGGCCGGCGCGAAGCGCATCCTCGAGCTGATCAACGCCGAGGTCGACATGGACCGCAACGAGTCCGGCTACGCCGGCAAGATCCGCGGCGCGATCGAGTTCAGGGACGTCTCGTTCGCCTACGAGGGGTCCGACGAGGGCAAGGAGGCCCTCACCGGCGTGAGCTTCCGCGTCGAGCCGGGCCAGACCGTGGCGATCGTGGGCCAGACGGGCTCGGGCAAGAGCACGATCACGAAGCTCGTGAACCGCATCTACGACGTCTCGTCTGGCAGCATCCTCGTCGACGGCGTCGACGTCCGCGAGTGGGACCTCGACGCCCTCAGGTCGCAGGTCTCGGTGATCGAGCAGGACGTCTTCCTCTTCTCCAGGTCGATCGCGGAGAACATCGGCTTCGGCCTGGGCACGGTGGCCACGCGCGAGAACGTCGTCGCGGCGGCCAAGGCCGCGCAGGCGCACGACTTCATCACGGCCCTGCACGACGGCTACGAGACCGTCATCGGCGAGCGCGGCGTCACGCTCTCGGGCGGCCAGCGCCAGCGCCTGGCGATCGCCAGGGCCCTCCTCACGGACCCCCGCATCCTCGTCCTCGACGACTCGACCTCCGCCGTCGACAGCGCCACCGAGGACCAGATCCAGCGGGCGATCAACAGGGTCAAGGGCGGCCGCACCACGCTGATGATCACCCACAGGCTCTCGCAGATCAGGAAGGCCGACCTCGTGCTCGTCGTGCACGGCGGCCGCCTCGTCGACCAGGGCACGCACGAGGAGCTCATGCGCCGCGACCACCTCTACCGCCGGATCTTCGCGAGGTACGACTGATGGGCTTCATCATGGACGGCCTCGCGGCCGAGGCGTACGACCGCGAGTACAGCGACAGGCAGCTCCTCGGGCGCATCGCCTCCTACTTCAGGCCCTACCTCTGGGCGATGCTCGTCGCCGGCCTGGCCGTGTTCTTCGTCGCGGCGCTCGACGCGCTGCTGCCGGTCATCGTCTCGGTCGCGATCGACAGGCTCGAGGGCGGCGTGGCCTCCGGCGAGCTGTGGTCCCGCGCGGGCGGGCTGATCGCGGCGTTCCTCGGCGCCGCGGTGCTCTCGTGGTCCTTCAACTACGTGCGGCAGTGGCTCTCGGCCCGGGCCGTGGGCGACGTGGTGCTCAAGCTGCGGCGCGACGCCTTCGACGCCGTCATGGCGCGCGACCTCTCGTTCTACGACGAGTTCTCCACCGGCCGCGTGGTGAGCCGCGTGACCTCCGACACCCAGGACTTCTCGCAGGTCGTCACGCTGACGCTGAACCTCGTCAGCCAGGTGCTGCAGGTGGGGATCCTCTTCGGGGTGCTCGTCTACGTCGACGGCCGGCTGGCGCTGCTGGCGTTCGCCATAGCGCCCGTCGTCGTGGCCGTGGCGCTGGCCTTCAGGCGCATCGCCAGGCGCGTGACCCAGCAGGCCAGGCGCGTGCTCGCCGAGGTCAACGCGAACGTGCAGGAGTCGCTGACGGGCATCGCGGTCGCCAAGGCGTTCCGGCAGGAGCAGGCGGTCTACGAGCGCTTCGGCGGCGTCAACCGCCAGTCCTACCGCCTCAACCTGCTGCAGGGCCTCACGTTCTCGGCGATCTTCCCGGTGCTCGGCGTGATCTCCGGCATCGGCACCGCGCTGATCGTCTACTTCGGCGGCACCAGGGTCCTGGGCGGCGCGATCACGCCCGGCCAGTGGTTCCTGTTCGTCGAGGCGCTGGCGCTGATCTGGTTCCCGCTCACCAGCATCGCCTCGTTCTGGAGCCAGTTCCAGCTCGGGCTCTCGGCCAGCGAGCGCGTCTTCGCCCTCATCGACGCCGAGCCGCGCGTGCGCCAGGTGGGCGCGCGCGACCCCGGCCGCCTGGCGGGGCGCATCGAGTTCCGCGGCGTGGACTTCCGCTACAAGGAGCACGAGCCCGTGCTCGAGGGCTTCGACCTCGTCATCGAGGCCGGGGAGACCGTCGCGCTCGTCGGCCACACCGGCGCGGGCAAGTCGTCGATCGGCAAGCTCATCGCGCGCTTCTACGAGTTCCAGGGCGGGAGCATCCTCGTCGACGGCGTCGACGTCCGCGAGCTCGACCTCGCCGCCTACAGGAGGCAGCTCGGCATCGTCCAGCAGACGCCCTTCCTGTTCTCCGGCACGGTGCGCGACAACGTCCGCTACGCCAGGCCCGAGGCGAGCGACGACGAGGTCGTGCGCGCCGCGCGCCGCATCGGCGGCGGCGACTGGCTCGAGGCCCTGCCCAACGGGCTCGACACCGACGTCGGCGAGGGCGGCCGCGCCGTCTCGATGGGCCAGCGGCAGCTCATCGCGATGGCCCGCGTCCTGCTGCAGGACCCGAGCATCCTGATCCTCGATGAGGCCACGGCCAGCGTCGACCCGCTCACCGAGGCGCAGATCCAGGAGGGGCTCGAGGTCGTGCTCTCGGACCGCACCTCGATCGTCATCGCCCACCGCCTGTCCACGATCAAGGGCGCCGACCGCATCCTCGTGCTGCGCGAGGGCGAGGTCATCGAGGAGGGCACGCACGACGCGCTGATGGCGCGCGGCGGCCACTACGCCGAGCTCTACCAGACGTACTTCCGGCATCAGTCCCCGGACTACGACCCACTGGCGGCGCCCTAGTCCCGCTCGGCGCGCTCGCCGGAAGGGCCGCCCGCGCCCTGTGGTACGGGTACGTGCGCTCGCGGGTGGGCCGCCCGCGCCCTCGCCGCGCGGCCCGGAGCCGAGCCGCGGCAGCCGCCGCGCTTGGCCCGCCTCCCGCGGGCGACGTGGACGCCTCAGCGGCGCAGCGCCTCGACGGTCGCGACGAGGTGCCCGATGCGCCCGGCCATGCGCCGCGCCAGCCAGGCGTAGACCGCGGCGGCGGCGCGCGGGTCCTCGCGCCCCATGCGCTCGAGGGCGTCCCGCGTCAGGCGGTAGACGACCGAGGGCTCGTCGGCGCGCACGGTCGCGCCGCGTCCGGCGCCGGTGAGAAGCCCGACCTCGCCCACGGCGTGTCCCTGGCCCATCGTCTCGAGGCGCTCCGGCTCGGCGCCGCCCAGCGACCGCAGGGTCGAGAGGCGCCCCGACGCGACGAGGTAGAGCGCGCCGGCCTCGTCGCCCTGCGCGAACAGGCGCTGGCCCGCCGCCAGCTCGACGCGCTGCAGGTACGGCTCCAGCGCGACGGTCTCCAGGCCGGAGCCGGCCAGCAGGTCGGCGAGCGCGGCCTCGGGGCCGCCGGCGTCGTCCGCCGCGGGCAGAGCGGCGGCCGCCAGCACCCCAGCCTCGCGCTCCTCCAGAGCCGCGTCCACGGTCGGGAACCGCCGCAACCCGGCGGCGTCGCCGCCGGCGCGGTCGATCGCCGCGGCGACGGACGCGGGCGCCTCGGCCAGCCAGAGTCGGCAGCCCTGCGCCTCGGCGCGCCGGTGGAGCGTCCGCAGCGCCATCAGGCCGCTGGCGTCGATGCCCGTGACCCGACCGAGGTCGAGGACGACCGTGTCGACGCGGCGCTCGCGCCACGCGGCCTCCACCCGCTCCAGGACGCGCGAGGTGGTGCCGAAGAACAGGAAGCCCTGGAGCTGCAGCACGAGCAGGCCGTCAGCGGCGGCGGCCAGGGCCGCCTCCTCGGCGGGCGAGCGGCGCACGCGGCTCCTCAGCTCGGCGCCGCCGGCGGCGTACCTGACGGGGTCGATGCGCCCGTAGCTGACTACGAACAGCAGCACGGTCAGCACTAGGCCGAGGGCGACGCCCTGCAGGAACCCCACCAGGGCGATGACGAGGAGGATCGCGAGGACGATCGCGTACTCCAGGGTCGCCAGGCGCCGCCGCTCGGTGACGAGCCAGTCGTAGAGGAACTCCAGGCCGAGGTACGACACCACGGCGCCGATCACCGCCCGGGGCAGGTACCCCACGGCGGTGCCGCCGAAGAGGAGGGCCGCCAGCACCAGCGCCGCGGCGATCAGCACCGACGCGCGCGTGCCGCGCCCGGCGCGGCGGTTCAGCTCGGTCAGCGAGATCACGTGGTAACCGACCAGCCCGCCGAACGAGCCGGCCACGAGGTTGCCGAAGCCCGCCGCCCGCAGCTGCCTGTCGAGGTCGACGCGCCCGCCGGCCTGCAGCTCGGCGGCCGTGACGTTGAGCAGCGTGGCCACGAGCGCCAGCACGGGCACCGCGGCCAGGGCCGGGAGCTGGGAGGCCAGCAGCGGCCAGTCGACGTCGGCCAGCATCGACGGCCGGAAGGGCAGCAGCAGGCCGCGCCCGCCGGTGCCCTCGAGCAGCAGGCCGGACGCGCGCCAGGTCGCCAGGTCGGCGCCGGAGACGGCCAGGACCAGGTAGAAGGCCCCGACCGCCGAGGCCACGACGAGGGGGAAGGCCACGGGCGAGCGCACGCGCCGCATCAGCACCAGGAGGAGGACGGCCAGCGCCAGGCCGGGGGCGACCCTGTACCACCAGCCGGGCCCGAAGGCGGTGCCGAGGTGGGCGAGGTCCACGTGCCGGCCGGTCATCACGCTGACGCCGCCGAGGAGCAGCAGCCAGCCGGTGCCGGCGAGGAAGCCCCCCATCACCGGGTAGGGGAGGAAGCGCACCAGCGCCCCCAGGCGCAGCCAGCCGACGGTGATGAAGGCGAGGCCCGTGGCGAGCGTCGTGAGCCCGGAGAGCGCGGCCACGGTGGCGAAGCTCGCCGCGGGCGCGCCGGCCAGCGCGCCGCCGGCGCCGACGGCGGCGGCCGCGGCGGCGACGATCGCGGCCGGCGTGTCCTGCGTGGAGGCGACGGCCCCGGGCAGCGAGCCCAGGAGGGCCACGGCCGTCATGACCACGAAGCCGCTGGCCAGCGCCAGGCCGACGCCGGCGGCCGTGTGCTCGGGACCGGCGGCGCCGAAGACCAGCGTGCCCACCGACACCGAGATCGTGAAGGCTACGGCCGCGACGACCACCGCCGCGCCGAGGTCGGTGAGCAGGCCCGCCGCCCGCGCTCGCACGGCCCGCGGACCCGCGGGCGCGTGCGACAGGTCGCTCGTCACCTCAGGCTCAGCCTCCGCAGAGGCTCACTAGCGCGCTGTCACCGCCCGCCGCGAACCCCGGCAGCAGCGGCAGCTCGTCCAGGTCCTGGACGGCCAGCGCGGCGGGGGAGCCCACGGGGTCGGCGGGGTCGCCGCCCGCGCACACCGGCTGCTGCGCCTGCTGGTCGAGGGCCGCGAACGACGCGACGACCGGTGCGGCGAAGGAGGTGCCCGCCAGCGCCAGGCCGAGCCGGCCCTGCGTGCGGACCACGACGAGGTCGCCGGGCGCGAGCACCGCGGCGGCGTTCGAGAAGTCCGACGCCGTGGCCACCAGGGCACCGCCGTCCACCCCCTGCGAGCCGACGCTCACGACGCCGGCGAGGGCGGCGGGGAAGAGCGGGAAGCCCTGGCCGTAGTTGCCAGAGGCCGCGACGAACACGACGGAGTCGAGACCCGTGCCGCAGGTCGCGCCGCCCGTGGGCGGGCAGGCGAGGGCGGCGAAGAAGGGGTCTGAGGCCAGCTCCACGGGCAGGTGCAGCTCCTCGGCGAGCTCGTCGGCGGTCGCGCCCGAGACGCCGTTGAGCCCCAGCAGGGCCGCCACGTACTCGTCGAACGTGACCTCCTCCGACCGAGCGAAGTCCTCGAGGACGCCGCAGGGCACCACGCCGAAGCTCATGTTCACGACGACCCGCTGGAAGCCGAGCCCCCGCGCCGTCGTCAGCGCGTCCTCGAGGGCGCGGGCGGCCTCGTCGGTGTCGATGTCCCCAGCGGCCGAGCGCGCGTCGACGGCCTGCACGCGTACCCGCGGCCCCTCGCCGTAGGAGGAGAACTCCACGTAGGGCGCGCCGCCCAGGCTCGCCTCGGTCCCCGCGACGCCGTCGCCGAGCGCGGCGGTGAGCAGCGCGACCACCTCGTGGAGCACGATCGCGCCGTGGCTGATCCTGCCGTCAGCGGCGAGCGCCGCCAGCGCCTCGTCGCTCAGGGCCGCGAGGTCGCGGTCGGTGAGAGCGAAGGGGAGGTCGTAGACGCCGCCGAAGTCGTCGAGGACGACGAGCATGACGTCGTGCTCCGCCGCGCCGAGGCCCTGGAAGGCGTCGACGACGTCCTGGACGCTGAGTGCCTCGCTCTCCAGCGCGCCGACGCTGGCCACGAACAGCCCGCCGGCGCCGACGGCCTGGAGGCCGGCGCCCACGGCCTGGAGGCCCGCGCCGACGGCCTGCAGCCCCTGGCCGGGCAGCGACACCTCGCTGGCCGGGCAGTTGCCGTGCTCGACGTCGAGGCCGCCCTGGCCGGACAGCTCCGCCAGGCCCTCGATCGACTCGGGGACCAGGACCTTGAACCTCACCGTGAACGAGCCTCCGGAGGGGACCGTGATCAGCGGCTCGCTGTCGCCGCCGCCGCGGCCGGGCCCGCCCCGCTCGACGATCCGCACGTCGAGGAAGCCGAGGCACTCGCCGGCCGCCTCGCCGCAGACGGGAGAACCGCCCGAGCCGGGCATGCGTATCTCGAGGCGCACGCGCTCGGCGACGTTCGGGTCGAGCACGGGCCAGGTGAGCGTGTAGGTGTCGCCGGCGAACGTTACGCCGCCCAACGCGGTGCCGAGCACGGGGCCGAGGGGCTCGCCCACGGCCTCCCCGTCGCCGGGCGCCAGGGCGAACGCGGCGACCTCGAGGGGCATGCCCACGACGAACTCGCCCCTGGGGTTGGCCGCGCCCACGGGGGGCAGGAAGCGGGCGCGCAGCGACTCGTCGGGCTTGAAGCCCGCGAGGTCCACGCCCTCCTCGATGGCCTCCTTGAGGCGCTCGGCCGCCGGGTCGACCGTCGCGGTCTGGCAGGCGGTCGACGCCAGCATGACGGCCACCGCCACGACCACGAGGCGCGCGGTGGCGCGCGTTCCGCTCCTGCTATCCGACATCCCAGACCTCCCCCGACGGCGGCCCGCGCGGCGGGCCCAGCGGCGCCCGCCTCAGGGAGCGAGCGCTGAAGCCGTCGGGCAGGCTGCGATGATAGTTTCGCGCGGCGCGTTCCCCGCCGCAGCGCTCACAGCGCCAGGCCCGCGTCGCCTGTTATGGCCCGCTGTCCCAGGGCCAGCGCGACGATGCCGGCGAAGGCCAGCGACCCGGCCTCCCTCTCCGCCGCCGCCCACGCCTCGTCACCGGCGGCGGCCACGGCCGACGCCTTCACCTCGTCGAGCGTGCGCCTCACGTCCTGGTCGGGCGCGGCGCCTATCGAGGCCAGCAGGGCCTCGGCGCAGGCGCACAGCCTGAGCGCCTCGGCGGGGTCGGGGCTCACGGCCGCGAGGCCGACGAGCGCCGTCGCCGCCTCGCGCCGGTTGTCGATGGCGTGGGCGTGGTCGAGGCTGCGCTGGTAGAGGGAGCGCGCGGCCGCGGGGTCGCCGCGCCGCCTGGCGAGGTCGCCGAGGTTGTTGAGGCTTACCGCCATCCCCAGCCTGTCGCCGAGGCTCGTGCGCGAGGCCAGGCTCTGCTCGTAGAGGCTCTCGGCCTCCTGCAGGTCGCCGCGCTGCGCGGCCATGAAGCCGAGGTTGTTCAGGGCCACGGCCGTGCCGGCCACGTCCCCCAGGCGCCGCCTTATCGCCAGGCTGTCGCGGAGCAGCTCCTCGGCCTCGGCGTCGCGCCCGTCGTCGGCCGCGATGATCGCGAGGTTGTTGAGGGCGTTCGCCAGCCCGAGCTCGTCGTTCGCCGCGCGCCTGACCTCGAGGCTGGAGGTGAAGAGGCGCTCGGCCTCCTCCTTCTGGCCGCGGTAGAGCGCGACGCTCGCCAGGCCGTGCAGCGCCCTGGCGCGCGCCGGGTCGTCGCCGAGCTCGGCCGCCACCGACAGCGCCTCCCTGAGCATCGCCGTGGCCTCGGCGTAAGCGCCGAGGTGCCACAGCACGTTGCCTCCCAGCGCCAGCAGCGCCTTGACCAGCTCCTCGCGGGCGCCGAGCCGGCGCGCGGCGCGCACGGCCTCCTCGAGCCAGCTCCTCGCGCCGGTGTGGTCCCCCTGGCGCTCGTAGAGCTCGCCGAGTAGGCGCCGCGCCGTCGTCTCGGCCAGCTCGTCCCCGGCGGCCACGGCGACCGCCAGCGCCTGACGCAGCCGCGCGTCGGCGCCGGCGTGGTCCCCGGCGAACGCCTCCACCTCGCCCATCGCCAGCAGCGCCGGCAGCGCCTCCGGCCCGCTCACGACCGTCAGCAGGCGCTCGAGGTACCCGGTGGCGGCCTCGGTGGCGTAGTTCGCCTTCGCCGCCATCCCGGCCTTCCACAGGTACTCGCGGCGCTTCGCGATCGCGTCCGACCTGTCGTAGTGGAAGGCGAGCTCGTCGAGGTGCGGGTCGGCGGGGCTGGCCACGCGCTCCTCGACGTGACGCGCCACGCGCCCGTGCAGCTCGAGCTTGAGGCTGTGGGGCAGGCTCTCGTAGGCGGCCTCGTGCGTGATCGCGTGGTCGAAGCGGTAGGCGGGGGGCTCCTCGCTGACCGGCACGGCCACGCCGGCGCGCGACGCGGCGGCGACGTCGGCCGCCACGGACGGGGCCGGCCGCTCGGGGCGGCACGCCTGCAGCCACGGCACCGGGAACTCGCGGCCTATCACGCTGGCGACCTTGAGGCTCGCCTGCTCCTGCTCGCCGAGGCGGTCGAGGCGCGCCAGGGCGAGGGCGTGCAGCGTCTGGGGCAGCGCCGCGTCCCCCGACCGGCCGATGTCGCCGGCGTTCTCGACGAGCTCGTCCACGAGGGCGCAGACGAAGAGCGGGTTCCCCTCGGCGCGCTCGAGCAGGCGGGCGAGCAGGGCGTCGCCGACCCAGCCCGCGCCCCGCGACTCCAGCCGGGCCCGCGCCAGCTCCTCGGCCTCGCCCGCGCTCAAGGGGCCGAGCAGCACCTGGGCGGCGCCGGGCAGCACCGACGCGCGCGAGCGCGACGCGCCCGACGTGGGGCGCGCCGCCGTGACGAGGGCGGCCGGCACGTCGGGCAGGTGCCGGGCCCACGCCTCGAGCAGCTCGCCGGACAGCGCGTCGGCGGCGTGCAGGTCCTCGAGCACGACGACGAGCGTGCGCCCGAGGCCGGCCAGGCGCCGCGCGTGGGCGTTCAGCAGCGACACGAGGAGCTCGAGCCGCGACGCCGGGCGCAGCTCGGGCCCGAGGGACGCGACGAGGTCGTTCTCCTCGATCACGAGGTCGAGCACGGGCGCGAGCAGCGGCGCGCGCGGCGCCAGCTCCGGGTCGACCCTGGCCACGGCGCCGGCGACGGCCGCCGCCCGCGCGGCGGCCGGGGCGTCGCGGTCCAGGCCCAGGAGGTCCGCGAACACCGTCGACCAGACGCGGTAAGGTGCCTCGCCGGCGAAGGGCTGCGAGGCGCCGGAGAGCACCTCGAGGTCGCGGGCGCCGGCGGCCTGGAGGGCGGCCGCCACGAGGTGCGACTTGCCCATGCCCGCCTCGGCGGTGAGCTGCACGGCCTGGCCGCGGCCGAAGCGGGCGCTCATCACGGCCTCGACGAGCACGGCCAGCTCGGCCCCGCGGCCGACGACGGGCTGGCGACCCGCCGTCGACGGCACGATCACGGTCGTGCGCCCCTCGGCGGCGATGAGCTCCCAGACCGGCACGGGCTCGGCAGCGCCCTTCACGGGCACGGTCGCCACCTGGCGGAGCTGGAAGGCGTCGGAGCAGGCGCGCGCGAAGGCCGGGCTGGCGTAGGCCGCGCCCGACGGGGCCAGCGTCATCATGCGGGCCGCCATGTTCGTCTCCGGTCCCAGGGCGCCGTAGGTGCGGCGCGACCGCCCGCCGTAGGCGCCGGTGCGGGCCGTGCCGTAGCCGAGGCCGACGCTGACGGCCGCGAGGTAGGGGAAGCGCCCGGCCGCGCGACGGAGCCGCAGACCGGCGGCGGCGCAGCGGTGGGCGTCGTCGCCGAACGAGACGGGGGCGCCGAAGGCCGCGTAGAGGTAGGTGCCCTTGTCGCCGGTGGTGAGCTGCACTACCGCCCCGCCGAGGCGCCCGACCTCCGCCTGCACCCACCGCACGAGCTCGTCGAGCTTGTCGCCGGCCTCGGGGTCGCCGTCGAAGTCGATGCCGGCGAAGCGCATGAACAGCGCCGCGACCGGCCTCAGCTCGGTGAGGAACTCGCCCTGGCCCTCCGCGAGGCGCCGCCTGACGGTGGGCAGCACCCAGGGGGCGAGGCGCGCCTCGTCGAGGGGCGCCGCGGGAGCGCCCGCCGGCTCTTCGGCGCGCTCGCCGACCGGCAGGGGCAGGGCGAGGCGGAAGCCGCCGTGGCCGTCGCCGGTGTCCCGCCGCTCGGCCCGCACGCGCGGGTCCAGGGACCTCATGACGTTGGGGCCGACCACGACCTCGCCCTGCCCCGCCGCGGCGCTGAGGCGCTCGAGCCTGTTCACGGTCTCGCCCGCCACGACGTCGATGAGCTGCACCGCCGGGTCGCCGACCACGTAGCGGCTCACGGGCCCCGCCGTGACGGCGACCCGCAGGCTGAGGCTGACGCGCTCGCCCGCCAGCCCCTCGACGACGACGTCCGCGAACGGCTCCATCGCGGTCTGCATGCAGCCCGCGGCGCGGGCCGCCGAGCGGCCGTCGTCGCCGGGGAAGTAGGCCAGGACCGCGTCGCCGCTGAAGCCGATCACGCTGCCGCCGCCGCGCGTCACCTCCGCGACGAGCGCGTCGTAGAGGCGGTTGAGGTGGCGTGCGACCTCCTCGGCGCCGCGCCGCCGGCCGAGGGCGGCGACGAGCCGGGCGGTGAGGGCCGTGAAGCCGGAGACGTCGGCGAACAGCACGGCGCCCCGTCCGCGCCCCCGCGGTCCCGGGTCGGACCCCGGTCCCCGGCGGTCCTCGGGCACGTACGCGCCGAGGGCCTCGGCCACCGAAGCGCGGCTGGCAGCCCCTGTGTTCACGACTCCCGGGCATAGTACATCCGCGGGGCTTCGCTCCCGCCGCGCCCTCGTGCGAACATCTGCTGGTGCTGCTAGGCGTCCTCCTCGGCTTCGCTCCCGGCTCCGCGATCGGCATCGGCCGCTTCGGCTACGGCCTCGTCCTGCCCCTCATGCAGGCCGACCTCGGCCTCACGCTGGCCCAGGCGGGGCTGGTGGGCAGCGCCAACACCGGCGGCTACCTGCTGGGCGCCGTGGCCAGTCACGCCGTGCTCGGCCGTGTCGGCTACCGGCGCGGCGTCTACGCCAGCCTGTTCCTGCAGGCCGCGACCGTCCTGGCGCTGTGGCTCGGACCGCCCTACTGGCTCCTCCTGGCCCTGAGGCTGGCCCAGGGCGTGCTCGGCGCCCTCGTGTTCGTGGGCGGCGCGGCGCTGCTGCTGTCCAGCGGGGCGCGCGCCACGGCCATGGGCCTCTACTTCGGCGGCATGGGCGCCGGCCTGGTGCTCTCGACGCTGGCGCTCCCCTTCGGTGACGGCTGGCGGACCTCCTGGGGCCTGCTCGGCCTGGCGGCGCTGGCCATGGCGCTGGT of Trueperaceae bacterium contains these proteins:
- a CDS encoding ABC transporter ATP-binding protein, producing the protein MRNVNRALVGLEGLVGHVRAGGAAAVIGLALWRSGVALASTTFDRTGPGEFAVAGAYRYDRRSPLRWVVSHLLRYWHLLGVFVVGAVGNSVLFSAVPRLTGRAFDVVLGGAGAEALARASLAILGVVALRALTDIGQAFSIETLGQRLERDARDELYQALLGKSQTFHNRQRVGDLMARAANDVRQLNPMMNPGVSLITESGLSLVVPLVFIATIDPRLLVAPLCFVAAFGFALRSYMRQLNPVVGELRGRFGVLNAGLNETITGIEVVKSTVQEPQEKEKFERNARTVRDLYVRQGLVQARYLPLLLIGVAIAGAFAHGVTLLGAGQITTGELVAYMGLMGALRFPAFISIFTFSLVQMGLAGAKRILELINAEVDMDRNESGYAGKIRGAIEFRDVSFAYEGSDEGKEALTGVSFRVEPGQTVAIVGQTGSGKSTITKLVNRIYDVSSGSILVDGVDVREWDLDALRSQVSVIEQDVFLFSRSIAENIGFGLGTVATRENVVAAAKAAQAHDFITALHDGYETVIGERGVTLSGGQRQRLAIARALLTDPRILVLDDSTSAVDSATEDQIQRAINRVKGGRTTLMITHRLSQIRKADLVLVVHGGRLVDQGTHEELMRRDHLYRRIFARYD
- a CDS encoding ABC transporter ATP-binding protein, with the translated sequence MGFIMDGLAAEAYDREYSDRQLLGRIASYFRPYLWAMLVAGLAVFFVAALDALLPVIVSVAIDRLEGGVASGELWSRAGGLIAAFLGAAVLSWSFNYVRQWLSARAVGDVVLKLRRDAFDAVMARDLSFYDEFSTGRVVSRVTSDTQDFSQVVTLTLNLVSQVLQVGILFGVLVYVDGRLALLAFAIAPVVVAVALAFRRIARRVTQQARRVLAEVNANVQESLTGIAVAKAFRQEQAVYERFGGVNRQSYRLNLLQGLTFSAIFPVLGVISGIGTALIVYFGGTRVLGGAITPGQWFLFVEALALIWFPLTSIASFWSQFQLGLSASERVFALIDAEPRVRQVGARDPGRLAGRIEFRGVDFRYKEHEPVLEGFDLVIEAGETVALVGHTGAGKSSIGKLIARFYEFQGGSILVDGVDVRELDLAAYRRQLGIVQQTPFLFSGTVRDNVRYARPEASDDEVVRAARRIGGGDWLEALPNGLDTDVGEGGRAVSMGQRQLIAMARVLLQDPSILILDEATASVDPLTEAQIQEGLEVVLSDRTSIVIAHRLSTIKGADRILVLREGEVIEEGTHDALMARGGHYAELYQTYFRHQSPDYDPLAAP
- a CDS encoding SulP family inorganic anion transporter, whose amino-acid sequence is MTSDLSHAPAGPRAVRARAAGLLTDLGAAVVVAAVAFTISVSVGTLVFGAAGPEHTAAGVGLALASGFVVMTAVALLGSLPGAVASTQDTPAAIVAAAAAAVGAGGALAGAPAASFATVAALSGLTTLATGLAFITVGWLRLGALVRFLPYPVMGGFLAGTGWLLLLGGVSVMTGRHVDLAHLGTAFGPGWWYRVAPGLALAVLLLVLMRRVRSPVAFPLVVASAVGAFYLVLAVSGADLATWRASGLLLEGTGGRGLLLPFRPSMLADVDWPLLASQLPALAAVPVLALVATLLNVTAAELQAGGRVDLDRQLRAAGFGNLVAGSFGGLVGYHVISLTELNRRAGRGTRASVLIAAALVLAALLFGGTAVGYLPRAVIGAVVSYLGLEFLYDWLVTERRRLATLEYAIVLAILLVIALVGFLQGVALGLVLTVLLFVVSYGRIDPVRYAAGGAELRSRVRRSPAEEAALAAAADGLLVLQLQGFLFFGTTSRVLERVEAAWRERRVDTVVLDLGRVTGIDASGLMALRTLHRRAEAQGCRLWLAEAPASVAAAIDRAGGDAAGLRRFPTVDAALEEREAGVLAAAALPAADDAGGPEAALADLLAGSGLETVALEPYLQRVELAAGQRLFAQGDEAGALYLVASGRLSTLRSLGGAEPERLETMGQGHAVGEVGLLTGAGRGATVRADEPSVVYRLTRDALERMGREDPRAAAAVYAWLARRMAGRIGHLVATVEALRR
- a CDS encoding S8 family serine peptidase; amino-acid sequence: MSDSRSGTRATARLVVVAVAVMLASTACQTATVDPAAERLKEAIEEGVDLAGFKPDESLRARFLPPVGAANPRGEFVVGMPLEVAAFALAPGDGEAVGEPLGPVLGTALGGVTFAGDTYTLTWPVLDPNVAERVRLEIRMPGSGGSPVCGEAAGECLGFLDVRIVERGGPGRGGGDSEPLITVPSGGSFTVRFKVLVPESIEGLAELSGQGGLDVEHGNCPASEVSLPGQGLQAVGAGLQAVGAGLQAVGAGGLFVASVGALESEALSVQDVVDAFQGLGAAEHDVMLVVLDDFGGVYDLPFALTDRDLAALSDEALAALAADGRISHGAIVLHEVVALLTAALGDGVAGTEASLGGAPYVEFSSYGEGPRVRVQAVDARSAAGDIDTDEAARALEDALTTARGLGFQRVVVNMSFGVVPCGVLEDFARSEEVTFDEYVAALLGLNGVSGATADELAEELHLPVELASDPFFAALACPPTGGATCGTGLDSVVFVAASGNYGQGFPLFPAALAGVVSVGSQGVDGGALVATASDFSNAAAVLAPGDLVVVRTQGRLGLALAGTSFAAPVVASFAALDQQAQQPVCAGGDPADPVGSPAALAVQDLDELPLLPGFAAGGDSALVSLCGG
- a CDS encoding tetratricopeptide repeat protein; translation: MNTGAASRASVAEALGAYVPEDRRGPGSDPGPRGRGRGAVLFADVSGFTALTARLVAALGRRRGAEEVARHLNRLYDALVAEVTRGGGSVIGFSGDAVLAYFPGDDGRSAARAAGCMQTAMEPFADVVVEGLAGERVSLSLRVAVTAGPVSRYVVGDPAVQLIDVVAGETVNRLERLSAAAGQGEVVVGPNVMRSLDPRVRAERRDTGDGHGGFRLALPLPVGERAEEPAGAPAAPLDEARLAPWVLPTVRRRLAEGQGEFLTELRPVAALFMRFAGIDFDGDPEAGDKLDELVRWVQAEVGRLGGAVVQLTTGDKGTYLYAAFGAPVSFGDDAHRCAAAGLRLRRAAGRFPYLAAVSVGLGYGTARTGAYGGRSRRTYGALGPETNMAARMMTLAPSGAAYASPAFARACSDAFQLRQVATVPVKGAAEPVPVWELIAAEGRTTVIVPSTAGRQPVVGRGAELAVLVEAVMSARFGRGQAVQLTAEAGMGKSHLVAAALQAAGARDLEVLSGASQPFAGEAPYRVWSTVFADLLGLDRDAPAAARAAAVAGAVARVDPELAPRAPLLAPVLDLVIEENDLVASLGPELRPASRLELLVSLLNAHARRLAGLGRTLVVVLEDLHAADALSGELLEAWARHLPDVPAALVTAARPTSGASRSRASVLPGAAQVLLGPLSAGEAEELARARLESRGAGWVGDALLARLLERAEGNPLFVCALVDELVENAGDIGRSGDAALPQTLHALALARLDRLGEQEQASLKVASVIGREFPVPWLQACRPERPAPSVAADVAAASRAGVAVPVSEEPPAYRFDHAITHEAAYESLPHSLKLELHGRVARHVEERVASPADPHLDELAFHYDRSDAIAKRREYLWKAGMAAKANYATEAATGYLERLLTVVSGPEALPALLAMGEVEAFAGDHAGADARLRQALAVAVAAGDELAETTARRLLGELYERQGDHTGARSWLEEAVRAARRLGAREELVKALLALGGNVLWHLGAYAEATAMLREALSVAAELGDDPARARALHGLASVALYRGQKEEAERLFTSSLEVRRAANDELGLANALNNLAIIAADDGRDAEAEELLRDSLAIRRRLGDVAGTAVALNNLGFMAAQRGDLQEAESLYEQSLASRTSLGDRLGMAVSLNNLGDLARRRGDPAAARSLYQRSLDHAHAIDNRREAATALVGLAAVSPDPAEALRLCACAEALLASIGAAPDQDVRRTLDEVKASAVAAAGDEAWAAAEREAGSLAFAGIVALALGQRAITGDAGLAL